The following are encoded in a window of Bdellovibrio svalbardensis genomic DNA:
- the fliM gene encoding flagellar motor switch protein FliM yields the protein MNQVLSQSEVDALLAAVSDGDVASSEAPKAEGQSSSGSTKMDDRKIVSYDLTSQDRIIRGRLPQLEVIYEKFMRAFRVSLSSALRKIASITLTGTEFLKFGEFINTLPMPTCMSVLRFGNLRGSALFVIESKLAYALVDSFFGGADRPYTKIDGKDFTPIELQIVQKVVGLAINDMEAAWASIEKIGCSFVRTEVNPQFVGIVPPTDVVIASTFDVELENASGTISIVIPYATIEPIKQKLSTGFQVESDQTDKRLWTSIIQEQLLETDMNIKVNLGETEIKLRDLMTLKVGDVIPLDQDASGEFDVEVENVKKFKGYYGIHHGTVAVQVTRPVTK from the coding sequence ATGAATCAGGTTCTTTCGCAAAGTGAAGTGGATGCTCTGTTAGCCGCCGTCTCCGATGGGGATGTGGCGTCTTCAGAAGCTCCCAAAGCTGAAGGTCAGTCCTCAAGCGGTTCCACCAAAATGGACGATCGCAAGATTGTTTCTTATGACCTGACCAGCCAAGACCGTATTATTCGCGGTCGTCTTCCGCAGTTGGAAGTTATTTACGAGAAATTCATGCGCGCATTCCGTGTCTCTTTGTCATCGGCTCTTCGCAAAATTGCGTCGATCACATTGACGGGGACGGAATTTTTGAAGTTTGGTGAGTTCATTAATACTTTGCCGATGCCAACTTGTATGAGCGTTTTGCGTTTCGGTAACCTGCGTGGTTCTGCGCTTTTCGTTATCGAGAGTAAATTGGCTTATGCATTGGTCGACAGCTTCTTCGGTGGAGCGGATCGTCCTTATACGAAAATTGATGGCAAAGACTTTACTCCGATTGAATTGCAGATCGTACAAAAAGTAGTGGGCTTGGCGATCAATGATATGGAAGCAGCCTGGGCATCCATTGAGAAAATCGGTTGTTCATTTGTTCGTACTGAAGTGAATCCCCAGTTCGTAGGTATCGTACCTCCAACAGACGTGGTCATTGCTTCGACTTTTGACGTTGAACTTGAGAATGCATCGGGCACGATTTCCATCGTGATTCCTTATGCGACGATCGAGCCTATCAAGCAAAAGCTTTCTACAGGCTTCCAGGTGGAGTCAGATCAAACAGACAAAAGACTTTGGACTTCAATCATTCAAGAACAACTTCTTGAGACTGACATGAACATCAAAGTGAATCTCGGCGAAACGGAAATCAAATTACGTGATTTGATGACCTTGAAAGTCGGGGACGTGATTCCACTCGATCAGGATGCATCAGGTGAGTTCGACGTTGAAGTTGAAAATGTTAAGAAGTTCAAAGGTTACTACGGAATACATCACGGTACTGTGGCGGTGCAAGTAACTCGCCCGGTAACTAAATAG
- a CDS encoding flagellar basal body-associated FliL family protein: MAEEKAAAEAAPAASGGSGQKPILLIALAVINMLIVAGVGFMLYKGKQKEAAEPKIEHVIKGEAEAQHKEATEEKEVVGKVVPLETFIVNLAGAKGRKVAKVNMELELKGDHAAEEIDKRKAQIRDIIIIILSSKTYEEVSSREGKDNLRNEIKDTINSFLVQGKISNVFFTEFIYN; encoded by the coding sequence GTGGCTGAAGAAAAAGCGGCAGCAGAAGCGGCACCGGCAGCAAGCGGTGGATCTGGACAAAAGCCTATACTTCTTATTGCATTGGCAGTGATTAATATGCTCATCGTCGCTGGCGTAGGCTTCATGCTTTACAAAGGTAAGCAAAAAGAAGCCGCAGAACCAAAGATTGAACACGTCATTAAAGGTGAAGCGGAAGCTCAACACAAAGAAGCTACTGAAGAGAAGGAAGTGGTGGGCAAGGTTGTACCACTCGAAACCTTCATCGTGAATCTGGCGGGCGCCAAAGGCCGTAAGGTTGCGAAAGTAAACATGGAACTCGAACTTAAAGGGGACCATGCTGCGGAAGAGATCGACAAGCGCAAAGCGCAGATCCGCGACATCATTATCATTATCCTTTCGAGCAAGACGTATGAAGAAGTGTCTTCTCGCGAAGGAAAAGACAATCTAAGAAACGAAATTAAAGACACAATCAATTCTTTCCTGGTTCAGGGAAAGATTTCGAACGTGTTCTTCACAGAGTTTATCTATAACTAA